One segment of Stomatobaculum sp. F0698 DNA contains the following:
- the rlmD gene encoding 23S rRNA (uracil(1939)-C(5))-methyltransferase RlmD, protein MKKSGAAKPAAPLRAVSDTARCPHEKRCGGCSYSALPYEEQLRKKQREAEKLLGKFCKVEPIVAAPEPLHYRNKVTASFGFQNKKLVVGVYERDSHRVVPIDHCRIQNRTADRIIHIIRDLAVSFRLKAYDEDLRIGTLRHVLVRTSEATGQIMVVIVTGTPIFPGSKNFVTALRKQCPEITTVIQNINPQKTSMVLGERDKVLYGKGYIEDELMGLTFRLSPASFYQVNAKMTEKLYETALSFAKLTPNDTVLDAYCGVGTIGMAASRSAGQVIGVELNKAAVRDAIANAKRNGIENIRFFADDASDFLLRVAESGEKLDAVIMDPPRSGSTERFLESACKVKPKRIVYVSCNPETLARDLQLLKRWNYHCERLVPIDNFPLTEHVESVVLLTKVHN, encoded by the coding sequence TTGAAAAAAAGCGGCGCAGCGAAACCAGCTGCGCCGCTTCGCGCTGTCTCCGACACAGCGCGCTGTCCCCATGAGAAGCGCTGCGGCGGCTGTTCTTACAGCGCTCTGCCCTATGAGGAACAGCTTCGCAAAAAGCAGAGAGAGGCAGAGAAACTGCTCGGCAAGTTCTGTAAGGTCGAGCCCATTGTGGCGGCGCCCGAGCCGCTGCACTACCGGAACAAGGTGACGGCGAGCTTCGGTTTTCAGAATAAGAAGCTCGTGGTCGGTGTGTACGAGCGTGACAGCCACAGGGTTGTTCCGATTGACCACTGCCGCATCCAGAATCGAACGGCGGACCGCATCATTCACATCATCCGCGACTTGGCGGTTTCCTTCCGCCTGAAGGCCTACGACGAGGATCTTAGAATCGGTACGCTCCGCCATGTTCTGGTTCGTACCTCCGAGGCGACCGGACAAATCATGGTGGTGATCGTGACCGGTACACCCATCTTCCCGGGCAGCAAGAACTTTGTCACCGCCCTCAGAAAGCAGTGTCCCGAGATTACGACCGTGATCCAGAACATCAACCCCCAGAAGACGAGCATGGTGCTCGGCGAGCGCGATAAGGTCCTCTATGGCAAGGGTTATATTGAAGATGAACTCATGGGGCTTACGTTTCGCCTATCTCCTGCCTCCTTTTATCAGGTGAATGCGAAGATGACGGAGAAGCTCTACGAGACTGCGCTCTCGTTTGCTAAGCTTACGCCGAACGACACGGTACTGGATGCCTACTGCGGTGTAGGAACCATAGGCATGGCGGCTTCCCGCAGCGCGGGACAGGTGATTGGCGTTGAGCTCAACAAGGCGGCCGTGCGGGATGCGATTGCGAACGCGAAGCGGAACGGCATCGAGAACATACGTTTCTTTGCGGACGATGCGAGCGATTTTTTGCTGCGTGTCGCAGAGAGCGGTGAGAAACTCGATGCAGTCATCATGGACCCGCCGCGAAGCGGCAGCACCGAGCGCTTCCTTGAGAGCGCCTGCAAGGTGAAGCCGAAGCGCATTGTCTATGTCTCCTGCAATCCGGAGACCCTCGCGCGGGACTTGCAGCTCTTAAAGCGCTGGAACTACCACTGCGAGCGCCTTGTGCCGATCGATAACTTTCCGCTGACGGAGCATGTTGAGAGCGTGGTTCTGTTGACCAAAGTACATAACTGA
- a CDS encoding GTP pyrophosphokinase, whose product MTRGGNPNSELEQSILRAPGEFQVPESMVAWAQQFQDAMMMYSCAIREVKTKLEVLNDELSVRNQRNPIEMIKSRVKQPRSIVEKLKRKGYPLTLAAMQDNLDDIAGVRVICSFVDDIYAIAGMMMRQDDVRVLQIKDYIKNPKDNGYRSYHIIAEVPVYFSEQKSFIRVEIQIRTIAMDFWASLDHELKYKKEIPDAEEISEELRACADIIADTDEKMLAIRRRLEQKSAAG is encoded by the coding sequence ATGACAAGAGGCGGCAATCCGAACAGCGAGCTTGAGCAATCCATACTTCGTGCCCCGGGTGAATTCCAGGTGCCGGAGAGCATGGTCGCATGGGCACAGCAGTTTCAGGATGCCATGATGATGTACAGTTGTGCCATTCGGGAAGTTAAGACCAAGCTGGAAGTATTAAACGATGAGCTCTCGGTGCGAAATCAAAGAAATCCCATCGAGATGATCAAGTCGCGGGTCAAACAGCCGCGTAGCATCGTCGAAAAATTGAAGCGCAAGGGCTATCCGCTGACCTTAGCGGCCATGCAGGACAATCTGGACGACATTGCGGGTGTCCGCGTGATTTGCTCTTTCGTGGACGATATCTACGCGATTGCGGGCATGATGATGCGCCAGGATGATGTGCGCGTTCTTCAGATCAAGGATTACATCAAGAACCCGAAGGACAACGGTTACCGCTCCTACCACATCATTGCGGAGGTCCCGGTCTATTTCTCCGAACAGAAGAGCTTTATCCGGGTGGAAATACAGATACGCACAATCGCGATGGATTTCTGGGCGAGCCTGGACCACGAGCTCAAGTACAAGAAAGAAATTCCCGATGCCGAGGAAATCTCGGAGGAACTTCGCGCCTGCGCGGATATCATCGCGGATACCGACGAGAAGATGCTTGCGATACGCCGCCGCCTCGAGCAGAAGAGCGCCGCGGGGTGA
- a CDS encoding aminopeptidase P family protein, giving the protein MREELKQLREAMKKRGITVYYQPYSDAHGSEEISARDQSVRKISGFTGDSCTLVVLEKEAFLWTDSRFFVQANIELKDSGVELMKAGVPGTPTIVEYLENHFPEGGTLAFYAPLLGTNTGKELKEFVAKKKGKLITDIDLVDDIWKDRPERSHEPIWVHDIKYAGEEAKSKIDRVQAEMKKLDASVFLTGRLDEISWVTNLHGADISCNPVFLSYLMVKARSAKLFCQENALTDEAKKHLEEQGIAVGSYDDFIAAVGKLKDERVLTDLRDLNFAVYNAVVDKNTIVDELSPISLMKIIKNDTELKGFRDCHVRDGVHLTRFLYWLKKTIKEGKADTYTEYDLGEKLNSFRAADPKYVTLSFSTIPAYQANAAMAHYMPSKEQSDVVKPEGLFLVDSGAHYLDGTTDVTRTLALGDITLEQSRDYTLAVIGMLNLMFAVFPYYATAPLLDTYARQAMWKFGRDYGHGTGHGVGFVNNVHELPVSVRPWPHPDRRREVTFQPGMVTSDEPGVYIDGAYGIRIENMLICVKDTEHEGFNCFENLTWAPLDPDALDLSVMSKDDIRRFNKYQKRVRKTIAPLLPEEEREWLIHETRKIRREKKH; this is encoded by the coding sequence ATGAGAGAAGAACTGAAGCAGCTTCGCGAGGCGATGAAGAAGCGTGGAATCACGGTTTATTATCAGCCGTATTCCGATGCACACGGCAGTGAGGAAATCAGTGCCAGAGATCAGAGCGTTCGCAAAATCAGTGGGTTCACGGGAGATTCCTGCACCCTGGTGGTGCTGGAGAAAGAGGCATTCCTCTGGACGGACAGCCGTTTCTTCGTGCAGGCGAACATCGAGCTGAAGGACAGCGGCGTTGAGCTGATGAAGGCAGGCGTTCCCGGTACGCCGACCATTGTCGAATACTTGGAGAATCATTTCCCGGAGGGCGGCACCCTTGCATTCTATGCGCCGCTGCTCGGAACGAATACGGGCAAGGAGCTGAAGGAGTTTGTCGCGAAGAAGAAGGGCAAGCTGATTACCGACATCGACCTTGTCGATGATATCTGGAAGGATCGCCCGGAGAGAAGCCATGAGCCGATCTGGGTGCATGATATCAAGTACGCGGGCGAGGAGGCAAAGAGCAAGATCGATCGCGTGCAGGCGGAGATGAAGAAGCTCGACGCTTCCGTCTTCCTGACCGGCAGACTGGATGAGATTTCCTGGGTCACGAACCTGCACGGCGCAGACATCTCCTGCAACCCGGTCTTCCTGTCTTATCTCATGGTGAAGGCCCGCTCCGCAAAGCTCTTCTGCCAGGAGAACGCACTTACCGATGAGGCAAAGAAGCATCTGGAGGAGCAGGGCATTGCGGTCGGCTCCTACGACGACTTTATCGCGGCTGTCGGCAAATTGAAGGACGAGCGCGTCTTGACCGATCTCCGTGACCTGAACTTCGCGGTTTACAATGCGGTCGTTGACAAGAACACGATTGTGGACGAGCTGAGCCCGATCTCCCTGATGAAGATCATCAAGAACGATACCGAGCTCAAGGGCTTCCGCGATTGCCATGTGCGTGACGGTGTGCATCTGACCCGCTTCCTCTACTGGCTCAAGAAGACCATCAAGGAGGGCAAGGCGGATACTTACACCGAGTACGATCTCGGCGAGAAGCTGAATTCGTTCCGCGCAGCGGATCCGAAGTATGTGACCCTTAGCTTCTCGACTATTCCGGCTTACCAGGCAAATGCGGCTATGGCACACTACATGCCCTCTAAGGAGCAGAGTGATGTCGTAAAGCCCGAGGGACTCTTCCTTGTGGACTCCGGCGCACACTATCTGGACGGCACGACGGATGTCACGAGAACGCTTGCGCTCGGCGATATCACGCTGGAGCAGAGCCGCGACTACACGCTTGCTGTCATCGGCATGCTGAATCTCATGTTTGCGGTATTCCCGTACTATGCGACCGCTCCGCTGCTTGATACCTATGCGCGTCAGGCAATGTGGAAGTTCGGAAGAGACTACGGTCACGGTACCGGCCACGGCGTCGGCTTCGTGAACAATGTCCACGAGCTTCCGGTCTCGGTTCGCCCGTGGCCGCATCCGGACCGCAGAAGAGAGGTTACCTTCCAGCCGGGCATGGTGACGAGTGACGAGCCGGGTGTCTACATTGACGGCGCTTACGGCATCCGCATCGAGAACATGCTGATTTGCGTGAAGGATACGGAACATGAGGGATTCAACTGCTTCGAGAACCTGACCTGGGCACCGCTCGATCCGGACGCTCTGGATCTCAGTGTCATGTCGAAGGACGATATCCGCCGCTTTAACAAGTATCAGAAGCGCGTTCGCAAGACCATTGCGCCGCTGCTTCCGGAAGAAGAGAGAGAATGGCTCATTCATGAGACAAGAAAAATCCGCCGCGAGAAAAAGCACTGA
- a CDS encoding GNAT family N-acetyltransferase, translating into MDTLNIRHFKKDDLQALYELLSDEEVMRYIEPPYSFPQTEAFLQSAGLALSPLIYAVETANRDFVGYVIYHDYDEQSKEIGWVLRRAFWGRGYAGKLTKQLIEKAYAEGKSAVLECSPAQAVTKHIAEKFGFSYRKQRDGCEVYQLDRNAWFHVACIDPQTFVISEYRHPEEPHCYLLCGETEAVLIDTGLGISDLRAIVDSLTGLPLTVLTTHVHWDHIGAHRLFARFAVHEAEKDWIADCFPLSTERVKAQLCSESCSFPASIENIRFFADDASDFLLRDAENGEKLDAVIMDPPQSGSTERFLESACKVKPKRIVPIDNFPLTEHVETVVLMSRVAPYTHSKGANK; encoded by the coding sequence ATGGACACGCTAAATATTCGACACTTCAAGAAAGATGATCTGCAAGCCTTATATGAGCTGCTTTCGGACGAAGAAGTGATGCGCTATATAGAGCCTCCCTATTCGTTTCCGCAGACGGAAGCTTTCTTGCAATCCGCGGGCTTGGCTCTGTCGCCGCTCATTTATGCCGTTGAAACGGCGAATCGTGATTTTGTCGGCTATGTGATTTACCATGACTATGACGAACAGAGCAAAGAAATCGGATGGGTACTGAGAAGAGCTTTTTGGGGCAGGGGATACGCGGGCAAGCTGACAAAACAACTGATTGAAAAGGCCTATGCCGAAGGAAAGTCAGCGGTACTCGAGTGTAGCCCGGCACAAGCCGTGACAAAACATATCGCGGAAAAGTTCGGCTTCTCCTACCGCAAGCAGCGAGACGGCTGTGAGGTCTATCAGCTGGATCGGAACGCCTGGTTTCACGTTGCGTGCATCGACCCGCAGACCTTTGTCATCAGTGAATACCGGCATCCGGAAGAGCCGCACTGCTATCTGCTCTGCGGGGAGACGGAGGCTGTGCTGATTGACACGGGACTTGGTATTTCCGATCTCAGAGCTATCGTGGACAGCCTGACAGGGCTGCCGCTCACTGTGCTCACCACGCATGTTCACTGGGATCACATCGGAGCTCACCGATTGTTTGCGCGCTTTGCGGTGCATGAAGCAGAGAAGGATTGGATAGCGGATTGCTTCCCTTTGTCAACGGAGCGGGTGAAAGCGCAGCTCTGTTCCGAGTCCTGTTCGTTTCCGGCTTCTATCGAGAACATACGTTTCTTTGCGGACGATGCGAGCGATTTTTTGCTGCGTGACGCAGAGAACGGAGAGAAACTCGATGCAGTCATCATGGACCCGCCGCAAAGCGGCAGCACCGAGCGCTTCCTTGAGAGCGCCTGCAAGGTGAAGCCGAAGCGCATTGTGCCGATTGACAATTTTCCGTTGACGGAGCATGTGGAGACGGTAGTATTGATGTCAAGGGTCGCTCCGTATACACATTCGAAAGGAGCTAACAAATAA
- a CDS encoding Cof-type HAD-IIB family hydrolase produces the protein MKKLIAFDFDKTLYDHQTLSIPESAERALRALRERGHIIVLATGRDMSTHYSRPYLDLVNAAARVEQNGAKVVVGDKVLFEHYIDRGLLKRMMDYAERTGIGFGVTIEDEDYYLNPERIREAEMKRWGQCGRQFKDARALLTRDIRTVNFIGTEEEAKAMEQAFPELQLRMFSVNYGADIIEKGISKAEGLKKLCAYYGLEMSDVYAFGDSYNDSEMLEEAGVGIAMGNAKEELKEIADYITSPIDQDGIWNACRHFQLV, from the coding sequence ATGAAAAAGCTGATAGCCTTTGACTTTGACAAGACACTCTACGATCATCAGACGCTAAGCATACCCGAGAGCGCCGAGCGCGCGCTTCGGGCGCTCAGAGAGCGAGGGCACATCATCGTGCTTGCGACCGGGCGGGATATGTCGACCCATTATTCCAGGCCGTATCTTGACTTGGTCAACGCCGCGGCGCGCGTCGAGCAGAACGGCGCAAAGGTCGTTGTCGGTGATAAAGTGCTGTTTGAGCACTACATCGACCGCGGTCTCCTGAAGCGGATGATGGACTATGCGGAGCGGACCGGCATAGGCTTCGGCGTGACCATAGAGGATGAGGACTATTACCTGAACCCGGAGCGCATCCGCGAGGCGGAGATGAAGCGCTGGGGGCAGTGCGGACGGCAGTTTAAGGATGCGAGAGCACTCCTTACCCGGGATATCCGCACAGTCAACTTTATCGGCACGGAGGAAGAGGCAAAAGCCATGGAGCAGGCCTTTCCGGAGCTGCAGCTCCGCATGTTCTCCGTGAACTACGGCGCCGACATCATTGAAAAAGGCATCAGCAAGGCAGAGGGGCTAAAGAAACTCTGCGCGTATTACGGCTTGGAGATGAGCGATGTCTATGCCTTCGGCGACTCCTACAACGACAGCGAAATGCTGGAAGAAGCGGGGGTCGGCATTGCGATGGGCAATGCCAAGGAGGAACTCAAGGAGATTGCGGATTACATCACAAGCCCGATCGATCAAGATGGTATTTGGAATGCCTGCAGACACTTTCAGCTGGTGTGA
- a CDS encoding CPBP family intramembrane glutamic endopeptidase, with protein MSRKKAIFLYLLGTLGQIWMICIIFFILRNLGMDVDYTMPMGMVAIGIGGVSAALWGTIIALRYKKYSAKKILKDFFAIKQNISSYLFVIVFLFLDFCYVEFDGKLALNAWYIPIILFLKAILFGGIEEVGWRYVFQPIMMEHNSYISSTLITFVLWGIWHFSYFYIEGTLPQVQAFGFLLGLLTNCFVLSALFIKTNSLWICVMTHSLINVFSQLAVGGNQNIAYACKIIIIVMATVLSIREQNKKATDVSVL; from the coding sequence ATGAGTAGAAAAAAGGCAATCTTTCTTTATTTATTAGGAACCTTAGGGCAAATATGGATGATATGTATTATATTTTTTATATTGCGGAATTTGGGTATGGATGTAGACTATACAATGCCAATGGGAATGGTTGCTATTGGAATAGGTGGAGTTTCAGCTGCTCTATGGGGAACTATTATTGCACTTAGATACAAAAAGTACAGTGCGAAAAAAATATTAAAGGATTTTTTCGCTATAAAGCAAAACATCAGCAGTTATTTATTTGTTATTGTATTCTTGTTTTTGGATTTTTGCTATGTTGAATTTGATGGAAAATTAGCGTTGAATGCGTGGTATATTCCGATTATCTTATTTCTTAAAGCAATACTTTTTGGTGGGATTGAAGAAGTAGGGTGGAGATATGTTTTTCAACCAATTATGATGGAACACAATAGTTATATTAGTTCAACCTTAATTACTTTTGTTTTATGGGGAATATGGCATTTCTCTTATTTCTACATTGAAGGAACATTGCCACAGGTACAGGCGTTTGGATTTTTGCTTGGATTGTTGACTAATTGCTTTGTTTTATCCGCATTATTTATAAAGACAAACAGTTTGTGGATATGTGTGATGACACATTCGTTAATAAATGTTTTCTCGCAATTAGCAGTAGGTGGTAATCAAAATATAGCTTATGCTTGCAAGATAATTATTATAGTAATGGCAACTGTTCTTTCGATTAGAGAGCAAAATAAAAAAGCAACTGATGTGTCAGTTCTTTAA
- a CDS encoding CAP domain-containing protein → MKLLRKFVCAASIAAISACLVIPSMAATAQWKRNDKGWWYEEANGSYPTATWKLINNKWYYFDGIGYMAESRWIGNYYVGADGAMLVSTVTPDGYYVDETGKWMEGKRASLHVSKSSAAGKRRSGGGSGLSYGGGVATGNSANTGNVGTSGNGGNAANAGNGGDASNTGNAGNSATTAGAAGTQLSGEEGRVISALMAMGLSEKEAKLYYGINAYRESLGLPKLSLSKSLTTVARTHVADSNAHTPENQVDVRGIQGNLHSWSSYGSWTPVVYTSDHNYAAYMWSKPSELTSYPGSGFEISAWYSLTMTPEVALDSWKGSPGHNAVMTTQGMWSDLKTMGVGIDGKYAHVWFGQDADPAGYYEVTGYSVLQP, encoded by the coding sequence ATGAAATTGCTACGGAAGTTTGTGTGTGCCGCATCGATTGCGGCAATCTCGGCTTGCCTCGTGATTCCGTCGATGGCGGCAACGGCGCAGTGGAAGCGCAATGACAAGGGCTGGTGGTATGAGGAGGCGAACGGCTCCTATCCGACCGCGACATGGAAACTCATCAACAATAAATGGTACTACTTTGACGGCATCGGCTACATGGCCGAGAGCCGCTGGATCGGAAATTACTATGTCGGTGCCGACGGCGCTATGCTGGTCAGCACCGTGACGCCCGACGGCTACTATGTTGACGAGACGGGAAAGTGGATGGAGGGAAAGAGAGCTTCTCTCCACGTGAGTAAGAGCAGCGCGGCCGGAAAGAGAAGAAGCGGCGGCGGTTCCGGTCTTTCCTACGGCGGCGGCGTAGCGACGGGAAACAGCGCGAATACCGGCAATGTCGGAACGAGCGGAAACGGCGGCAATGCTGCGAATGCGGGAAACGGCGGCGATGCTTCGAACACGGGCAATGCCGGCAACAGCGCGACTACGGCAGGCGCAGCGGGAACGCAGCTTTCCGGTGAGGAGGGCAGAGTCATCTCCGCGCTGATGGCCATGGGTCTCAGTGAGAAGGAAGCAAAGCTCTACTACGGCATTAACGCCTACCGTGAGAGTCTCGGTCTTCCGAAGCTTTCGCTCTCGAAGTCTTTAACCACGGTTGCGAGAACCCACGTGGCGGATTCCAATGCGCACACGCCGGAAAACCAGGTGGATGTAAGAGGCATACAGGGCAACCTGCACAGCTGGTCTTCCTACGGCAGTTGGACGCCGGTCGTCTATACCTCCGACCATAATTACGCAGCCTATATGTGGAGCAAGCCGAGCGAGCTTACCTCCTATCCGGGCAGCGGCTTTGAGATTTCCGCTTGGTATAGCCTCACTATGACGCCCGAAGTGGCGCTTGACTCATGGAAGGGCTCTCCGGGCCACAATGCTGTCATGACGACGCAGGGCATGTGGTCGGATTTAAAGACCATGGGTGTCGGTATCGACGGCAAGTATGCGCATGTCTGGTTCGGTCAGGATGCGGATCCGGCCGGTTACTATGAGGTGACGGGCTATTCGGTGCTTCAGCCTTAA
- a CDS encoding Mrp/NBP35 family ATP-binding protein — MSEACNCNHGGMPEPPKPNFQVPSNENSNICHVIAIMSGKGGVGKSLVTSLLASRVSAAGYRVGILDADITGPSIPKAFGVDGQSLHSRENLMVPAETESGIKIVSSNLLLDDDTEPLIWRGPMIASVVKQFWSDVYWGDVDYLFVDMPPGTGDVPLTVFQSLPVEGIVVVTSPQELVSMIVEKAVNMANQMDVPILGLVENLSYYNCPDCGKSHAVFGESHIDEVADGHGLKVLAKAPIDSAIAAAVDAGKVETLTAPWLDEAVAAVTGDKKAE, encoded by the coding sequence ATGTCTGAAGCATGTAACTGTAATCACGGCGGTATGCCGGAGCCGCCGAAGCCGAATTTTCAGGTTCCGAGCAACGAAAACAGCAACATCTGCCACGTCATTGCGATTATGAGCGGCAAGGGCGGCGTCGGAAAGTCGCTCGTCACAAGCCTGCTCGCCTCCCGCGTCAGTGCGGCGGGGTACCGCGTCGGCATTCTGGATGCGGATATCACCGGGCCCTCGATTCCGAAGGCTTTCGGTGTGGACGGGCAGAGTCTTCATTCCCGCGAAAATCTCATGGTGCCGGCGGAGACCGAGAGCGGCATCAAGATTGTGAGCTCGAATTTGCTGCTCGACGATGACACGGAGCCGCTGATCTGGCGCGGCCCCATGATTGCGAGCGTGGTGAAGCAGTTCTGGTCCGATGTCTACTGGGGAGATGTCGATTATCTCTTTGTCGACATGCCGCCGGGCACCGGCGATGTTCCGCTCACGGTATTCCAGTCGCTGCCGGTCGAGGGCATTGTCGTTGTTACCAGCCCGCAGGAACTGGTGTCGATGATCGTTGAAAAGGCCGTCAACATGGCGAACCAGATGGATGTTCCGATTCTCGGTCTCGTCGAAAATCTGAGTTACTACAATTGCCCGGACTGCGGGAAGTCCCATGCGGTCTTCGGTGAGAGCCACATCGATGAAGTTGCGGACGGTCACGGACTCAAGGTGCTTGCGAAGGCACCGATCGATTCCGCAATCGCCGCAGCGGTCGATGCGGGTAAGGTTGAGACCCTCACGGCGCCGTGGCTTGACGAAGCGGTTGCCGCAGTGACGGGAGATAAGAAGGCGGAGTGA
- a CDS encoding YitT family protein, which yields MELDKKHSEHKALLSQLLGATVGALIYAAATNWFIVPAKLYSGGLFGVCQLIRTGLVSLLHLNTGSFDIAGIIYYCVNFPVLLISMRAIGKKFFWKTLFTTTLISFFLSVIPVVHVMDDMLSTCIVGGLVSGFGLGIMLRNGASAGGMDVIALLLIKWKKDFSVAKVGIGVNVVLYGICLFLFNAQTVIYSLICTAVCTVAEDRMHTQNINVLVTIITKSKDNSLEAAILKQLGRGVTTWGAHGAYTNEETRVLFCAVSKYEVRQLKSVIYAIDPQAFVVINEKVSIEGHFVKRLA from the coding sequence ATGGAACTCGACAAAAAACATTCGGAACATAAGGCTCTGCTCTCGCAGCTTCTCGGTGCCACCGTCGGCGCACTGATTTATGCGGCTGCGACCAACTGGTTTATTGTTCCTGCCAAGCTCTACTCCGGCGGTCTCTTCGGTGTGTGCCAGCTGATACGTACCGGTCTGGTCTCACTCTTACACCTCAACACCGGAAGTTTTGATATCGCCGGTATTATTTACTACTGCGTCAACTTCCCGGTGCTCTTGATCTCGATGCGCGCCATCGGCAAAAAATTCTTTTGGAAAACGCTGTTCACGACCACGCTGATTTCGTTCTTCCTCTCCGTGATTCCCGTGGTACACGTGATGGATGATATGCTCTCCACCTGCATTGTCGGCGGTCTGGTCTCCGGCTTCGGCCTCGGTATTATGCTTCGAAACGGCGCATCCGCGGGCGGCATGGATGTCATTGCGCTGTTGCTCATCAAGTGGAAAAAGGATTTCAGCGTCGCAAAGGTCGGTATCGGCGTCAACGTTGTGCTCTACGGCATCTGCCTCTTCCTCTTCAACGCGCAGACCGTCATCTATTCTCTGATTTGCACGGCTGTCTGCACGGTCGCCGAAGACAGAATGCACACCCAGAATATCAACGTTCTGGTCACGATTATCACAAAGAGCAAGGACAACTCGCTCGAAGCCGCGATTCTGAAGCAGCTCGGCCGCGGTGTCACGACCTGGGGCGCGCACGGCGCTTACACGAACGAAGAGACCCGCGTTCTTTTCTGCGCGGTCTCAAAGTACGAGGTTCGACAGCTGAAGTCTGTCATCTACGCAATCGATCCGCAGGCCTTTGTCGTCATCAACGAGAAGGTCAGCATTGAGGGACACTTTGTAAAGCGTCTCGCGTAA
- the mgtE gene encoding magnesium transporter, with amino-acid sequence MGEKGMKTREELQQEILEILRGRKSPKIMRDELDEYHASDLAAALDEITLEERERFYRLQSDEALAEVLEHSDYADKYLGEMSLHRAASVLTRMEPDVAVDLMKESDSVKKKEWLELMDPESRSKLQSLASFDEDLIASRMTTNFVWLYSNMTVREGMKSLVEQAEEHDNISVIYVLDPQGVFYGAINLKDLIIARRDTELSDIIMTQFPYVYADERIEDCLWIIRDYSEESIPVLSSDNRILGAITSQEIAEVVGDEMGEDYAKLAGLSAEEDLNEPLRMSIKKRLPWLILLLGLGMVVSSVVGLFEGVVAQLTIVMAFQSLILDMAGNVGTQSLAVTIRALMDDQLTPKQKLKLLTKEVNVGTLNGIILGLLAFVGVGLYVTVFKGMPLHYSFAISGCIGVSLVVAMLISSLVGTAVPIFFKHIHIDPAAASGPLITTITDLVGVVTYYGLAWLLLIEFIHL; translated from the coding sequence ATGGGAGAAAAGGGCATGAAGACCCGTGAAGAGCTCCAGCAGGAAATTCTGGAGATTCTCCGCGGAAGAAAGTCCCCGAAGATTATGCGAGATGAGCTCGATGAATACCATGCGAGCGATCTGGCCGCAGCGCTGGATGAGATTACCTTAGAAGAGAGAGAACGTTTTTATCGTTTGCAGAGCGATGAAGCGCTCGCGGAAGTGTTAGAGCACAGTGATTACGCCGATAAGTATCTGGGAGAGATGAGCCTGCATCGTGCGGCGAGTGTCCTGACCAGAATGGAGCCGGACGTTGCCGTTGACTTGATGAAGGAGAGCGATTCCGTAAAGAAGAAGGAGTGGCTTGAACTCATGGATCCGGAGTCCCGGAGCAAGTTGCAGAGCCTTGCTTCCTTCGACGAGGATTTGATCGCAAGCCGCATGACGACGAACTTTGTCTGGCTGTACAGCAATATGACCGTGCGGGAGGGCATGAAATCCCTCGTCGAGCAGGCGGAGGAGCACGACAATATCTCGGTGATCTATGTTTTGGATCCGCAGGGCGTCTTTTACGGTGCCATCAATTTAAAGGACTTAATCATAGCCCGCAGAGACACCGAGCTCTCTGACATTATCATGACGCAGTTCCCCTATGTTTACGCCGATGAGCGCATCGAGGACTGCCTCTGGATTATCCGCGATTATTCCGAGGAGAGTATTCCGGTTCTTTCTTCGGACAACCGCATACTCGGTGCCATCACCTCGCAGGAAATTGCGGAAGTGGTCGGCGATGAGATGGGAGAGGACTATGCGAAGTTGGCAGGTCTCTCTGCCGAGGAGGATTTGAACGAGCCGCTCCGCATGAGTATCAAGAAGCGTCTCCCCTGGCTGATACTGCTCCTCGGCCTCGGCATGGTCGTCTCGAGCGTGGTAGGCCTCTTTGAGGGCGTTGTCGCACAGCTCACGATTGTCATGGCCTTCCAGTCCCTGATCCTCGACATGGCAGGTAACGTAGGTACCCAGTCCCTTGCGGTCACGATTCGTGCCCTCATGGACGATCAGCTCACGCCGAAGCAGAAGCTAAAGCTTCTCACCAAGGAAGTCAATGTCGGTACTTTGAACGGTATCATCCTGGGTCTCCTCGCCTTTGTCGGCGTAGGTCTCTATGTCACCGTGTTCAAGGGCATGCCGCTGCACTATTCCTTCGCAATCTCGGGCTGCATCGGTGTATCGCTCGTTGTCGCGATGTTGATTTCGAGCTTGGTCGGTACCGCGGTTCCGATTTTCTTCAAGCACATCCACATCGACCCGGCAGCAGCTTCCGGTCCCCTGATTACAACCATCACCGACTTGGTCGGCGTTGTGACCTACTACGGACTGGCGTGGCTTTTGCTCATCGAATTCATTCACCTGTAA